CGGGACGCCTTCTTTTTCGATGAAATGGCTCAGGCCGCTCACGACGACCGTACAGTTCGGTCAGACCGGCGAGAAAAGAACCGCATTAACCTGATCGTCCTTCAGCAAACCCGCAACTTCTTTGGCTGATTTCTCATATGCCTCTGGCCCCCCGGCGGCGCCCATAAAAGAATAATGAAAGTCGGCCAAGGATCCAATTTCTCCGGCCTCTTCCATCTCTCGCAACCGGTCGATAGGAAATACAACATTAACGTCCTGCTGGAATCCGGTGCGGTCATAATTGACTGACATGTGGGACATCACCAAGTCTTTACCCGTGGTGTCTCCGGGAATTACGCGATAGGAAGATTCGCGAAATTTAAAAGTAGGCTGTCCGGGAGGATGAATACCTGACGTGGTAATCACAGCAACTCGGCGTTCACGGAGAG
This DNA window, taken from Nitrospinaceae bacterium, encodes the following:
- a CDS encoding selenoprotein B glycine/betaine/sarcosine/D-proline reductase, producing the protein MVRLADLPKIDRDHLASKVCPPFDSTPWVKGPPLRERRVAVITTSGIHPPGQPTFKFRESSYRVIPGDTTGKDLVMSHMSVNYDRTGFQQDVNVVFPIDRLREMEEAGEIGSLADFHYSFMGAAGGPEAYEKSAKEVAGLLKDDQVNAVLFSPV